The following proteins are encoded in a genomic region of Heliangelus exortis chromosome 7, bHelExo1.hap1, whole genome shotgun sequence:
- the PCGF5 gene encoding polycomb group RING finger protein 5 isoform X2, with protein sequence MATQRKHLVKDFNPHITCYICKGYLIKPTTVTECLHTFCKTCIVQHFEDSNDCPRCGNQVHETNPLEMLRLDNTLEEIIFKLVPGLREQELQREIEFWKKNKPQENGQDESPKADKPKVDEECDENEEDKDYHRSDPQIAICLDCLRNNGQSGDNVVKGLMKKFIRCSTRVTVGTIKKFLSLKLKLPSSYELDVLCNGEIMGKDHTMEFIYMTRWRLRGENSYPMVLQYRPRIDFG encoded by the exons ATGGCTACTCAGAGGAAGCACTTGGTGAAAGATTTCAATCCTCATATCACCTGCTATATCTGTAAAGGCTATCTCATCAAGCCAACTACAGTAACTGAGTGCCTCCATACCT TTTGTAAGACTTGTATTGTTCAACACTTTGAAGATAGCAATGATTGTCCCAGGTGTGGCAACCAAGTGCATGAGACCAATCCACTAGAAATGTTAAG GCTGGATAACACCTtagaagaaattatatttaaactGGTGCCTGGACTTCGAGAAC AGGAACTGCAGCGAGAGATcgaattttggaagaaaaacaaacctcaagAAAATGGACAAG ATGAAAGCCCAAAAGCTGATAAACCCAAAGTAGATGAGGAGTGTGATGAAAATGAAGAAGATAAAGACTATCACAGGAGTGACCCACAGATTGCTATCTGCCTTGACTGTTTACGCAACAATGGGCAGTCAGGAGATAATGTAGTCAAA GGTTTAATGAAGAAATTCATTCGCTGTTCCACTCGAGTGACTGTGGGAACCATCAAAAAGTTTCTCagcttaaaattaaaacttccaAGTTCTTATGAG CTGGATGTACTATGCAACGGAGAAATCATGGGGAAGGATCACACTATGGAATTCATCTATATGACAAGATGGAGACTAAGAGGCGAAAAT tcttACCCTATGGTACTTCAGTATCGACCTAGAATTGACTTCGGTTAG
- the PCGF5 gene encoding polycomb group RING finger protein 5 isoform X1 translates to MATQRKHLVKDFNPHITCYICKGYLIKPTTVTECLHTFCKTCIVQHFEDSNDCPRCGNQVHETNPLEMLRLDNTLEEIIFKLVPGLREQELQREIEFWKKNKPQENGQDESPKADKPKVDEECDENEEDKDYHRSDPQIAICLDCLRNNGQSGDNVVKGLMKKFIRCSTRVTVGTIKKFLSLKLKLPSSYELDVLCNGEIMGKDHTMEFIYMTRWRLRGENFRCQNCSSAQVCSLDGTFYQSYPMVLQYRPRIDFG, encoded by the exons ATGGCTACTCAGAGGAAGCACTTGGTGAAAGATTTCAATCCTCATATCACCTGCTATATCTGTAAAGGCTATCTCATCAAGCCAACTACAGTAACTGAGTGCCTCCATACCT TTTGTAAGACTTGTATTGTTCAACACTTTGAAGATAGCAATGATTGTCCCAGGTGTGGCAACCAAGTGCATGAGACCAATCCACTAGAAATGTTAAG GCTGGATAACACCTtagaagaaattatatttaaactGGTGCCTGGACTTCGAGAAC AGGAACTGCAGCGAGAGATcgaattttggaagaaaaacaaacctcaagAAAATGGACAAG ATGAAAGCCCAAAAGCTGATAAACCCAAAGTAGATGAGGAGTGTGATGAAAATGAAGAAGATAAAGACTATCACAGGAGTGACCCACAGATTGCTATCTGCCTTGACTGTTTACGCAACAATGGGCAGTCAGGAGATAATGTAGTCAAA GGTTTAATGAAGAAATTCATTCGCTGTTCCACTCGAGTGACTGTGGGAACCATCAAAAAGTTTCTCagcttaaaattaaaacttccaAGTTCTTATGAG CTGGATGTACTATGCAACGGAGAAATCATGGGGAAGGATCACACTATGGAATTCATCTATATGACAAGATGGAGACTAAGAGGCGAAAAT TTTCGGTGTCAGAACTGCTCATCTGCACAAGTCTGCTCACTGGATGGCACTTTTTATCAG tcttACCCTATGGTACTTCAGTATCGACCTAGAATTGACTTCGGTTAG